The DNA segment CTAATCTTGATAATATGGCAATGTTTAACGTCTCAGGTTCTGGTATGCAAGGAATGGTGGGAATGGCTGCACGTATTTTTTCTGTGATGTCTAGTGCAGGGATTTCTATTATTTTAATCACTCAATCCTCTTCAGAATACAGTATTAGTTTTTGTGTGGCGGATAAATATGCAAATAACGCCTTATCAGCATTAGAAAGTGAATTTGAACAAGAGCTATCTCAACAGTTACTCGATCCTATTGAGGTAATGCAAAATCTATCTATTGTGTCAGTCGTTGGAGATGGAATGCAGTCCGTCAAAGGATTAGCTGCTCGCTTTTTCTCTGCACTTGCTCAAGTAAATATCAATATTATTGCTATTGCTCAAGGTTCATCAGAACGTTCTATTTCTGCGGTTGTACCAATGAATAAAGCCGTTGAAGCGGTAAAAGCTACGCATCAAATTCTGTTTAGCAATAAAAAAGTGATTAACCTTTGCTTATTTGGTGTAGGGGGAGTAGGAGCAAATTTAATTGAACAAATTAAAAATCAGCAAAGTTACCTTGCGAATAAAGATATTGAAATTAATCTCTGTATGTTGGCAAATTCAAGCAAAGCCATTTTTAATAAAGATGGTGTGGCGCTGACAAATTGGCAATCACAACTTGCTAATGCGACACAATCATCAGATTTTGATACCTTATTAGCTTTTGTGAAACAACACCATATTGTTAATCCCGTCTTTGTGGATTGTACCACTTCGCAAGTGGTGGCTAATCTCTATGCAAAAGCATTAAAAGAGGGCTTTCACGTGGTGACACCAAATAAAAAAGCCAATACATCAGATTATGCGTACTATCAACAATTACGTGAAAATGCACGTCGCAGCCATCATAAATTTTTGTATGAAACGAATGTGGGTGCAGGGTTGCCCGTAATTGAGAACTTACAACATTTACTTGCAGCAGGTGATGAAGTACAACGTTTTGAGGGTATTTTGTCAGGCTCACTCTCTTTTATTTTTGGTTTACTTGAAGAAGGTTTAACCCTTTCGCAAGCAACGGTATTGGCAAAACAAAAAGGATTTACAGAACCTGATCCTCGTGATGATTTGTCGGGTGAGGATGTTGCACGTAAATTATTAATTTTAGCACGTGAAATTGGCTTACCTTTAGAACTGGCAGATATTGAAGTAGAGGGTGTGCTACCACAAGGTTTTGCACAAGGAAAATCAACGCCAGAGTTTTTACAATTATTACCCGAACTTGATCAAAAATTTGCAAAAAATGTTGAACAAGCCACCGCTTGTAATAAAGTATTGCGTTATGTTGGATCAATAGATAACGGTAAATGTAAAGTGTCAATCAAAGCAGTAGATAGTGATGATCCACTATTTAAAGTGAAAAATGGTGAGAATGCACTGGCATTTTATACCCACTATTATTCTCCAATTCCATTGTTATTACGTGGCTATGGAGCGGGTAATGATGTCACCGCAGCAGGTATTTTTGCCGATATTTTACGTACATTAAGATAAGGAGCAAAGCAATGGCATTACGAATTTATGCACCTGCAACCAGTGCAAATATCAGTGTAGGATTTGATTTATTAGGTGCTGCCGTTTCTCCAATAGATGGTTCATTACTTGGAGATATGGTCGAAATTGATGATTGTCACACTCTCTTTGAATTTGAAAGTGTTGGGCGATTTGTTAAAAAATTACCTAAAGAGCGAGAAAAAAATATTGTCTATCAAGCCTATGTTTTATTTAGTGAAAGGTTAAAATTACGAGGTGGAAAGGTTAAAAAACTACGTTTAACCTTAGAAAAAAATATGCCAATTGGTTCAGGATTAGGGTCGAGTGCCTGTTCTATTGTTGCGGCATTAGTGGCGCTTAACCAATTTCATCACAATCCATTTACTGAAATGGAATTATTGGAAATGATGGGGCAGTTAGAAGGACGAATTTCAGGCAGTATTCATTATGATAATGTTGCACCTTGTTATTTAGGTGGTTTACAGCTAATGGTTGACGGACAAGGGAGTATTTGTCAATCTTTACCTTTTTTTGAAAATTGGTATTGGATACTCGCTTATCCCGGAATAAAGGTTTCTACGGCGAAAGCACGAGCCATTTTACCAGAAAATTATTCACGTCAAGATATCGTCGCTCAAGCTCGTTATTTAGGGAGCTTTATCCACGCTTGCCATACTAAACAGGAGGCTTTAGCCACAGAAATGATGCGAGATGTGATTGCTGAGCCTTACCGTGAGCAACTATTACCAAACTTTGCTACCATACGCCAACAATCTAAAGATCTCGGCGCATTGGCTGTGGGTATCTCAGGCTCTGGTCCTACGATGTATGCAATTGCTTCAAGCCTTGAAGATGCTTATAGATTATCCAGTTACCTTGAAAATAACTATTTACAAAATGATTCGGGTTTTGTACATATTTGTAAGGTTGATAGCGAGGGAGCGAGAGCGTTAGGGTAATCAATACAAAGGGATGAAAAATAAATCCGATTTATAGGGGAGACTGCCCTATAAATCGGATTTGCTTTGATGAAAGTTATTACTAACTTACTTTAATTTTACTTAACTTAATTATAAAATACCTAAAAAGGATAATAGAATAGAAAGCCCAAATGTAATGGCAATCAACATAATAGGATTAAAACGTTTTTTAGTAAGCAGATAATACATACTTAATACATAGCCTAATCCTAAAATATTTGGAAAAATCTTATCAAAAAAGTCTGTTTGAACAGAAACGGTTTTTTGAGCATTGACCACTATCTCACTGATAACATTAATATGGACATAGGACGCAATTAAACCACCGATTACAGTGACCCCTAAAATAGTTGCCCCTTTTGCGATAATATCGGACTCTTTCTTAATGCGTTCAACAGCATTTATTCCTAAATTATACCCAAGATGGGTTAAAGGAATGCGTAATAGCCAAATGGCAAGGTAAACCGCAAAAAATAAAATGGGTCCAAGTACGCTACCTGACATTGCCAAAGAAGCACATACCCCTGCCATAATTGGTAACAAGGTGAACCAAAATATCGCATCACCAATCCCTGCTAAAGGAGCAAATAATGCCAGTTTCAGCCCTTTGATTGTGGCTCTTTTTTCTTTTGCTTCTTCTAATGAAACCAGCAAGCCCATTAAAAAGCCAACAAGGTTTGGATGGGTATTGATAAATTCCAAATTATCATTCATTGCATCAGAAAGATCTTTTTTATCTTTATGAATTTTCTTTAACAAAGGTAATTGTGAGTATAGAAAACCACAAGATTGCATTCTTTCATAGTTAAAACTTGCTTGCAAAAATGATGAACGAATAGCAAGTTTGGTAATATCTGATTTGGTAATAACTTTATTAGATTCCATCTTCTTCGTCCTCCACTTTTCGTGTGATTGTACTAATACTGGATAATATCTGACTACGCTCTTTACCAATGTTATACATTAACATTGCAAGAGCAAACCCTACTGCTGCTACTGGAAGTAAGTTTGAGAAGGTTAAGAAACTCGCCATTACAAATCCAATAATGAGGTAAGGAACATATTCCAGTTTGAGTAATACTTTTAATAACATACCAAAACCAACTGCTGGTAAAATTCCTCCTGTTACTTCAAATCCGTGAGTAAGCCATTGAGGTAAACTATTCACAAACACTTTCATTGGTTCTTGAGCAATATAAACACATAAGAACACAACAATGGCATAAATACATCCAATAATTGCAGTAGTGGTTATATTTATTTTTGCAATACTTTGTACATCTGCGTTATCAGCCGCTTCATCAGCTTTAACCATAAAAATAGTAAATGCCGAGTAGCAGAATAAAATGATATATTGCATTAAAAAGCTAAATGGTAAAGCCAAAGCCATAGAAGCCTGTGGGGTTGATCCTGTGGTATAAGCGAGTACCGTTCCCATTACACCTGCCAAAATAGGATTTGGTGGTTGCACACCTCCTGCTGGTGTTAAACCTGCAAAAGCAAGTTCAGTTAAACCACCAACCATTAAACCTGTTTGTAAATCACCTAAAATGGCACCTGTTAAAGTGGCAACGATAATTGGTCTAAAAATAAAAAGTGCCTCAAACCAAAAATCAATACCAACAATTAAAGCCATTATGGCAATTCCAATTCCTTGTAACAAAGTAATTTCCATAATTTTCTCCTTAATCTGATGAGTTAAAATTATTTAATAAATTCCTTACTATCTCCGGGAACGTCCTGTATATACAGCTCAACGCCATAGTCTCGGATTTTGTGTAAATAATCTAAGTCTGTTTCATCAACATAGACTTTTTTACTTAATTGAGTTTTGCCTTTTGAAAAGTGCATATTACCAATATTCACCTCTTCAATCGGTACACCTCCTTCAATCAACTTCCAAGCAACCTCTGGAGTTGGAACAACAATAAAAATTTTCTGTCGATCTGAAGCTTTATGAATAACGTTAATCATTTTTTCAATACTGAAAAAACGCACACCAGCCCCTGAGGTTTGCAAAACACTTGCCATAAGTTGCTGTTGAAGTGGATCTTCTGCGACATCATCATCAACGACCACAACAAGATTAGATTGAAGGGTCATTACCCAAGTCATTCCAACTTGTCCGTGAATTAAACGATTGTCTATACGAGTGAGTAAGATAGGCATAGTCTCTCCCTATTTGATTATGTAAAGCATAAATAAAAAGATTGACTTATTGTAGATCGAAATTGTTAAATTACAATTATTAATTATTAATTATTAATTATTAATTATTAATTATTAATTATTAATTATTAATTATTAATTATTAATTATTAATTATTAGATCAAGATCACATTTTTTATTAAAAATACCACAGAAAATAACAATAAAATTTTATTTTTTGATATTTTTTGCACTTTCAATCTCAAAAACCACCACTTTATGAGAGTTTTTACTATCGATTTTCCAACGGATATTACACTCAGCCAGTAACATTCCATATACTCGATCAGTCAGTTTACCTTGTTGATAAGCTGGACGAGGATCTTGTGCGATAACGTCTCGGATAAATGCAATGGGATCATCAATTTGATATTTTGCAAATTTTTGACAAGATGTAACCGCTTGTTTCACCTCTTGCGTAAAGGTAACGGTTAATTTTGGAGTAGGTTTATGTTGTGCAAAACCAGATTTGGCATTGACTTCGCTATCAGCATAGGCGAGATAGGGTTTAATATCTAAAATTGGTGTGCCGTCAACTAAATCCACACTGCCTAAATAAAGCAACACGTCTCCATTTTTATAGTCGATTTTTTCTAATTTCACTTTTGATAAACCAATGGGATTGGGGCGATGTGTAGAGCGACTTGCAAATACACCCACTCGTTGATTACCCCCTAAACGAGGAGGTCGCACTGTGGTTTGTACTTTACCTTGTGGAATATGATGAAATTGAAATAATAACCATAAATGGCTAAATTCACTGAGTCCTCGAACACTCTCTTCTGTATTGTAAGGAGGGAGTAAACGCAATATCCCTTTACCCTCAGCCACTAAATTAGGTTGGCGTGGTACAGAAAATTTTTCACCGTAAGGCGTATGAATAATTCCCACGGGATAGCACGTAATTGGTTGAAGTTCCATCATATCGTCAATTTCCTTTAAAAAATTAAAAAATAATATGTCATTTTATAATAAAATAGCTCATTATAAGGAAACTAAATCATAAATAAAATTTTAACCTACAATGACGATGAATAAACTCTCTACACTTTCTATTTGGATTAGCACCGCACGTCCAAAAACCTTGCCTTTAGCTTTAGCCTCTATTTTAGTTGGCTCAGCATTAGCGTCATCGGTTGGTGCATTTAATGGTATTACCACTTTTTTAGCTTTTTTAACCACCCTGTTATTGCAAATTCTCTCTAACTTTGCAAATGATTATGGTGATCATATTCAAGGCTCTGACACCGCTGAGCGTATAGGGCCATTAAGAGCTATTCAACAAGGTGAAATTACCAAAGAGCAACTGAAAAAAGCGATTTATATACTAATAGGGCTTTCTTTACTTAGCGGTTTAACATTAATTATTTATGCTTATCAGTCGTGGCAGGATCTGGTTGTTTTTGGTGTATTGGGTGTGCTGGCGATTATTTGTGCAATTACTTATACTGTTGGTAGAAAACCTTATGGATATATGGGGTTAGGCGATATTTCTGTATTGGTTTTCTTTGGCTTTTTAGCCGTATCTGGAACATTCTATTTACAGGTTCATTCTTTATCAATGATTATTTTTCTTCCTGCCTTTAGCTGTGGATTACTTTCAGTTGCAGTACTCAATATCAATAATCTAAGGGATATTCATCAAGATAAAGTGGCAGGGAAAAATACGATTATTGTACGTTTAGGATCAAAAAAAGGCTGTATTTATCATATCTTATTATTAACACTAGCGGTCACTTGTTACTTAATTTTTGCAATTTTAACGCAACAATCTTGGCAAGGTTTTCTTTTCCTTATCACCACACCGTTATTGGTTAAGCACGCTTTAACCGTTTATCGTCATCAAGATCCTTGCGAACTTCGTCCTTTATTGGGGCAAATGGCAGGCTTAGCTTTAATCACTAACTTTATTTTTAGCTTAGGAATAATGTTATAGCGTAAAGAATCAGATTGATGTTAATTCTGTCATTGACCAACGTGGTTTTACATTAATGCTTAAATCACTTTGCTCACCATTTTTAAGGCGTAAAAAACCAGCGTAAGCAATCATCGCACCATTATCTGTACAAAATTCAGGGCGAGGGTAAAAAACGTTGCCTTGTTGCTTTTTCATCAATTCTGCAAGGTTGTGACGAAGTTGTTTATTGGCACTAACTCCACCAGCGACCACTAAACGTTTATAACCTGTTTGTTTCAATGCTCGGCGACATTTAATCATCAAGGTATCTACAACGGCATCTTGGAAGGCATAAGCGATATCACAACGAGTTTGTTCGTTTAATGTACCTTGTTCAGCAATCTGTTTATGAATAGTATTAGCGGTTGCTGTTTTTAGACCAGAAAAACTAAAATCTAATCCAGGTCTATCTGTCATAGGGCGAGGAAATTTAAAACGTTCTGCTGTACCTTGCTCTGCCAATTTTGAGAGTGCAACACCTGCTGGATAGTCTAATCCAAGCAATTTCCCTGTTTTATCAAAGGCCTCACCTGCAGCATCATCAATAGATTCACCAAGCAGTTCGTAATTTCCCACATTTTCAACTTTAATTAATTGAGTATGTCCCCCTGAAACTAACAATGCAATAAAAGGAAACTCAGGAGGATTTTCTTCGAGCATTGGAGCGAGTAGATGTCCTTCCATATGATGTACGCCAAGTGCAGGTATATTCCACGCATAAGCCAATGAACGAGCGATGGTTGAACCCACTAATAATGCACCGACCAAACCTGGTCCAGCCGTATAAGCAATACCATCAATTTGATCAGCCGTTAAATTGGCTTCATCAAGAGCGGCTTGAATTAAAGGTAATGTTTTACGAATATGATCCCGTGAGGCAAGTTCCGGTACAACGCCACCATAATCAGCGTGCATTTCAATTTGACTATAAAGTTGATTGGCAATCAACCCTTGTTGTTCATCATAAATGGCGATGCCGGTTTCATCACACGAGGTTTCAATTCCTAAAATTCTCATTGTCAGTTTGTTATTCCTAAAAAATAAAGCCCTCTTTCATTAATGAAAGAGGGGGAGTGTAAATAAAAATTTGTAAAAAAGTTTAAAAATGTGACCGCTTAAAAACTTTCTCTATATGCTGGTTTTTTTGGCGTTTTAAATTTTTGTTTTTCAGTAGATTTAATTAGGTCTGCTGTTTTTTGTGCGGAGTCTTTAATTCCCATTTTCTCAAATGCATTTTTTAAATAAGGAAGTGCATCAATGGTTGCTTTACTATCAGGGAAATAACGAAGCATTTCTTCAATACGATTTACAATAGCAACATAAGCTTCACGTTTTTGGTAGTATTTAACAATTTCGAGCTCGTGTTCTGCAAGACGATTTTTTAAATAGACCATCCACTGTTTTGCTTCAGCAGCATATTTACTATTAGGGAAATTATTCGCAATAACTTGGAAATTTCCATAGGCATCACGTGTAGATTTAATGGCTCGAGAAGAACGATTAACTTTAAAGAAATCTTGAATAAAATTATCGCCTAAACGCACATTCGATAATCCTACAAGGTAATAAACATAATCCATTTTTGTACTATTTGGATTGTTGCGAGCAAAACGCTCTGCAGCTTCAATGACTTTGTAATATTCTTTAGTTTGATAATAAGAGTACATTAAATCTAATTGTGTTTGTGCTCGATGAGTATTATATTTAAAATTACCATCAATGGCTTCTAAATACCGAATAGCAGAACTGTAATTTTCGTCTTTTAAATAAGTTTGTGCTTTGTTATAAAGAGTTTGATAAGGAAGAGTTTCAAAGTCTTTTTTTGAACTTGAACAGCCTGTTAGCAATACTCCTGCTAAAATAATGAAAGACAATGATTTTAATTGTTGCATAATAAATTTACCTAAAGTTAATGTATAATTTTGTTAGACTTGCTATTATTCGCTAAGTTCATTTGTTCTATTTTATAGAACATCACTTAATAATACAATAAATTGGAATTTAAATGGCTCAAGAAATTACATTAAAAACTGAAATCTCATTAGATTTAATCGGTTCTCGCTTAGATCAAGCATTAGCACAAAGTTTTCCCGATTATTCTCGTACTCGTTTGAAGGCGTGGATTGATAATGATCGTGTAAAAGTGAATGGTAAAATTGTAAATAAAGCACGTGAAAAAGTTTTTGGTGGAGAAGAGATTGAAATTCTTGCTGAAATGGAAGATGAAGTTCGTTTTGAAGCACAAAATATTGCACTTGATATTGTTTATGAAGATGAAGATATTTTGGTGATTAATAAACCTAAAGGTCTTGTCGTTCATCCTGGTGCTGGCAATCCAGACGGTACGGTGTTAAATGCACTGTTACATCATCACCCTGCGATTATTGAAGTCCCTCGTGCAGGTATTGTACATCGTTTAGATAAGGATACCACAGGCTTAATGGTGGTTGCAAAAACCATTCCCACACAAACTCATTTAGTCGCAGCATTACAAAAACGCCGTATTACGCGTGAATATGAAGCTATCGCCAGTGGTGTGATGACACAAGGTGGAAAAGTTGATGAACCAATGGCTCGTCACCCAACCAAACGTATTGCAATGGCGGTACACCCAATGGGAAAACCTGCGGTTACTCACTATCGTATTATGCAAAAGTTCCGTAATCATACACGTTTACGTTTACGCTTAGAAACGGGGAGAACCCATCAAATTCGTGTGCATATGGCACATATTGCTCATCCATTGTTAGGCGATCAAGTTTATGGCGGACGTCCACGCCCACCAAAAGGTGCGAGTGAAGAATTTTTAACTATATTACGTAATTTCCAACGTCAAGCACTGCACGCAGCAATGCTTCGCTTAGAGCATCCAATAACGAAAGAAATAATGGAGTGGCACGCACCATTGCCTGATGATTTTGTAGAATTACTAGAGGCTCTGAAAACGGATTATGAGTTGTATAAAGAAGAGTTAGATTATTAGCGATTATCTAGATGTGCTTTAATCAACTGAATAAACGCCTCACCAAAACGTTCTAATTTACGTTCCCCGACTCCATTTATGGCTAACATTTCATTAGGGGTTTGAGGTGTGAATTCTGCCATCTCTTGTAAGGTGGCATCGTTAAACACAATATAAGGCGGAATATTTTCCCTATCGGCAATCTGTTTACGTAAAAAGCGTAAACGGGCAAACAGATCTTTATCATAACGACGATTAGTTGCTTTGGTTGATAGTATCGTACTACTTGAAATACCTAAGCGAGGCATTGCAAGAGCAAGTGGTTCTTCGCCTCGTAAAAATGGACGTGCATTTTTGGTTAATTGTAGTGAAGAATGCTCCATTATATTTTGTTTAATCAGCCCTAAATGAATAAGCTGGCGAATAACACTGATCCAATATTCTTGATTTTTTTCTTTACCAATGCCAAATACGGAAAGTTGATCGTGGTGATGATCTTTAATTTTCTGGTTATTTAAGCCTCGTAGCACGCCCACAATATGATGTAATCCAAATACTTGACCTGTTCGATAAATTGCAGACATCACTTTTTGAGCATCGACTAAGCCATCGTATTTTTTAGGTGGATCTAAACAAATATCACAGTTTTTACAAGGTTCTTGACGTAATTCGCCAAAATAGTTGAGTAATACTAAGCGGCGACAAGTTTGTGATTCTGCAAAATCTTTAATGGTATTCAGTTTATGCTGTTCGATCTTACGTTGTTCATTTTCAGGTTTTTCCAATAAGACTTTTTGTAGCCAACCATAATCCGCAGGATCGTAAAATAGCATTGCCTCTGCGGGTAAGTCATCACGTCCTGCACGCCCTGTTTCTTGATAGTAAGATTCTATACTACGAGGTAAATCAAAATGTACCACAAAACGCACATTAGATTTATTAATTCCCATTCCAAAAGCTACCGTTGCAACGACCACTTGAATATCATCTCGCTGAAAGGCATTTTGTACGGTAGATCGCTCAAGCACTGACATTCCCGCGTGATAGCCCATTACCTTGATACCACGAGAGGCTAGTTTTTCCGTAATACTCTCTACTTTTTTACGACTACCACAATAAACAATGCCACTTTTTCCTTGCTGCTTGTCTAAAAACTTAGCTAACTGATTAAGTGGCTTAAATTTTTCTTGAATAGTGTAACGAATATTAGGGCGATCAAAACTACCCAAGTAAGTATGAGGATCGTTAAGCTGTAAATGGGTAATAATATCGGCACGAGTGGCTGGATCCGCTGTTGCGGTAAGTGCCATAAGCGGTATGTTTGGGAAAGTTTTTCGCAAACCGCCAAGCAAGGTATATTCAGGACGAAAATCGTGTCCCCATTGTGAAATACAATGGGCTTCATCAACCGCAATTAAATTAATTTTACAATGAGAGATAAAGTGATAAAAATTATTGGTCATCACTTTTTCTGGAGAAATATAAAGTAATTTTAGTCTTCCAGATATTGCTTTTTGTTCAATTTGTTGTTGTTCTTCAAAGCCTTGAGTTGAGTTAAGATAAGCGGCTTCAATACCGTCTGTTAAAAGTTGATCGACCTGATCCTTCATCAATGAAATTAAAGGTGAGATCACTAAGGTGATTCCCTCTAAGCATAATGCAGGCACTTGATAGCAAAGGGACTTCCCTCCACCTGTGGTAATAATAACCAAACAATCTTTATTAGATAATACTGCCTCAATAACTTCTTGTTGCCCAGTTCTAAAAGATTGGTAGCCAAAAACATTATGTAAAATATTTTTGGCTTTGACCATTAAAGGATTAGTCATTATTGAAAAGAAACGATTTCACCGTGTTTTTTCACAGCTTGTTCAAGGTGAGTCCAAAAAGAATGACCTTCACGATCAATCCATTGTCCATTTTGATATTTAAAGTGGAAACCACCCAATTTACTCGCTAGCCATAGCTCTAACATCGCTTCTTGTTTGTTAATGACTATTTGTGAATTATCA comes from the Pasteurella atlantica genome and includes:
- the tsaA gene encoding tRNA (N6-threonylcarbamoyladenosine(37)-N6)-methyltransferase TrmO encodes the protein MMELQPITCYPVGIIHTPYGEKFSVPRQPNLVAEGKGILRLLPPYNTEESVRGLSEFSHLWLLFQFHHIPQGKVQTTVRPPRLGGNQRVGVFASRSTHRPNPIGLSKVKLEKIDYKNGDVLLYLGSVDLVDGTPILDIKPYLAYADSEVNAKSGFAQHKPTPKLTVTFTQEVKQAVTSCQKFAKYQIDDPIAFIRDVIAQDPRPAYQQGKLTDRVYGMLLAECNIRWKIDSKNSHKVVVFEIESAKNIKK
- the agaD gene encoding PTS galactosamine transporter subunit IID; protein product: MESNKVITKSDITKLAIRSSFLQASFNYERMQSCGFLYSQLPLLKKIHKDKKDLSDAMNDNLEFINTHPNLVGFLMGLLVSLEEAKEKRATIKGLKLALFAPLAGIGDAIFWFTLLPIMAGVCASLAMSGSVLGPILFFAVYLAIWLLRIPLTHLGYNLGINAVERIKKESDIIAKGATILGVTVIGGLIASYVHINVISEIVVNAQKTVSVQTDFFDKIFPNILGLGYVLSMYYLLTKKRFNPIMLIAITFGLSILLSFLGIL
- the tsaD gene encoding tRNA (adenosine(37)-N6)-threonylcarbamoyltransferase complex transferase subunit TsaD, which gives rise to MRILGIETSCDETGIAIYDEQQGLIANQLYSQIEMHADYGGVVPELASRDHIRKTLPLIQAALDEANLTADQIDGIAYTAGPGLVGALLVGSTIARSLAYAWNIPALGVHHMEGHLLAPMLEENPPEFPFIALLVSGGHTQLIKVENVGNYELLGESIDDAAGEAFDKTGKLLGLDYPAGVALSKLAEQGTAERFKFPRPMTDRPGLDFSFSGLKTATANTIHKQIAEQGTLNEQTRCDIAYAFQDAVVDTLMIKCRRALKQTGYKRLVVAGGVSANKQLRHNLAELMKKQQGNVFYPRPEFCTDNGAMIAYAGFLRLKNGEQSDLSINVKPRWSMTELTSI
- the agaC gene encoding PTS galactosamine transporter subunit IIC translates to MEITLLQGIGIAIMALIVGIDFWFEALFIFRPIIVATLTGAILGDLQTGLMVGGLTELAFAGLTPAGGVQPPNPILAGVMGTVLAYTTGSTPQASMALALPFSFLMQYIILFCYSAFTIFMVKADEAADNADVQSIAKINITTTAIIGCIYAIVVFLCVYIAQEPMKVFVNSLPQWLTHGFEVTGGILPAVGFGMLLKVLLKLEYVPYLIIGFVMASFLTFSNLLPVAAVGFALAMLMYNIGKERSQILSSISTITRKVEDEEDGI
- a CDS encoding outer membrane protein assembly factor BamD, with product MQQLKSLSFIILAGVLLTGCSSSKKDFETLPYQTLYNKAQTYLKDENYSSAIRYLEAIDGNFKYNTHRAQTQLDLMYSYYQTKEYYKVIEAAERFARNNPNSTKMDYVYYLVGLSNVRLGDNFIQDFFKVNRSSRAIKSTRDAYGNFQVIANNFPNSKYAAEAKQWMVYLKNRLAEHELEIVKYYQKREAYVAIVNRIEEMLRYFPDSKATIDALPYLKNAFEKMGIKDSAQKTADLIKSTEKQKFKTPKKPAYRESF
- the rluD gene encoding 23S rRNA pseudouridine(1911/1915/1917) synthase RluD translates to MAQEITLKTEISLDLIGSRLDQALAQSFPDYSRTRLKAWIDNDRVKVNGKIVNKAREKVFGGEEIEILAEMEDEVRFEAQNIALDIVYEDEDILVINKPKGLVVHPGAGNPDGTVLNALLHHHPAIIEVPRAGIVHRLDKDTTGLMVVAKTIPTQTHLVAALQKRRITREYEAIASGVMTQGGKVDEPMARHPTKRIAMAVHPMGKPAVTHYRIMQKFRNHTRLRLRLETGRTHQIRVHMAHIAHPLLGDQVYGGRPRPPKGASEEFLTILRNFQRQALHAAMLRLEHPITKEIMEWHAPLPDDFVELLEALKTDYELYKEELDY
- the thrB gene encoding homoserine kinase; the encoded protein is MALRIYAPATSANISVGFDLLGAAVSPIDGSLLGDMVEIDDCHTLFEFESVGRFVKKLPKEREKNIVYQAYVLFSERLKLRGGKVKKLRLTLEKNMPIGSGLGSSACSIVAALVALNQFHHNPFTEMELLEMMGQLEGRISGSIHYDNVAPCYLGGLQLMVDGQGSICQSLPFFENWYWILAYPGIKVSTAKARAILPENYSRQDIVAQARYLGSFIHACHTKQEALATEMMRDVIAEPYREQLLPNFATIRQQSKDLGALAVGISGSGPTMYAIASSLEDAYRLSSYLENNYLQNDSGFVHICKVDSEGARALG
- a CDS encoding 1,4-dihydroxy-2-naphthoate polyprenyltransferase is translated as MNKLSTLSIWISTARPKTLPLALASILVGSALASSVGAFNGITTFLAFLTTLLLQILSNFANDYGDHIQGSDTAERIGPLRAIQQGEITKEQLKKAIYILIGLSLLSGLTLIIYAYQSWQDLVVFGVLGVLAIICAITYTVGRKPYGYMGLGDISVLVFFGFLAVSGTFYLQVHSLSMIIFLPAFSCGLLSVAVLNINNLRDIHQDKVAGKNTIIVRLGSKKGCIYHILLLTLAVTCYLIFAILTQQSWQGFLFLITTPLLVKHALTVYRHQDPCELRPLLGQMAGLALITNFIFSLGIML
- the agaB gene encoding PTS galactosamine transporter subunit IIB, encoding MPILLTRIDNRLIHGQVGMTWVMTLQSNLVVVVDDDVAEDPLQQQLMASVLQTSGAGVRFFSIEKMINVIHKASDRQKIFIVVPTPEVAWKLIEGGVPIEEVNIGNMHFSKGKTQLSKKVYVDETDLDYLHKIRDYGVELYIQDVPGDSKEFIK
- the thrA gene encoding bifunctional aspartate kinase/homoserine dehydrogenase I, with product MRVLKFGGTSLANAQRFMQAADIIENAHLSDQAAVVLSAPAKVTNHLVAIIENAKNQQQVTACLTELEVIFFAIIEGLYQANAKLDREALLSLVNTELTQIKHLADEIIKTGKCEDKMSATVHCRGEKLSIAIMQGWFEAKGYGVTNIDPVKNLLARGDYLESSVDIAKSMERIDVKAIPNKNLVLMAGFTAGNEQGELVLLGRNGSDYSAACLSACLNAERCEIWTDVDGVYTCDPRLVPDAICLETMSYQEAMELAYFGAKVIHPRTIAPLVAQQIPCVIKNTANPEGKGTSIGHISNDNVMVKGITNLDNMAMFNVSGSGMQGMVGMAARIFSVMSSAGISIILITQSSSEYSISFCVADKYANNALSALESEFEQELSQQLLDPIEVMQNLSIVSVVGDGMQSVKGLAARFFSALAQVNINIIAIAQGSSERSISAVVPMNKAVEAVKATHQILFSNKKVINLCLFGVGGVGANLIEQIKNQQSYLANKDIEINLCMLANSSKAIFNKDGVALTNWQSQLANATQSSDFDTLLAFVKQHHIVNPVFVDCTTSQVVANLYAKALKEGFHVVTPNKKANTSDYAYYQQLRENARRSHHKFLYETNVGAGLPVIENLQHLLAAGDEVQRFEGILSGSLSFIFGLLEEGLTLSQATVLAKQKGFTEPDPRDDLSGEDVARKLLILAREIGLPLELADIEVEGVLPQGFAQGKSTPEFLQLLPELDQKFAKNVEQATACNKVLRYVGSIDNGKCKVSIKAVDSDDPLFKVKNGENALAFYTHYYSPIPLLLRGYGAGNDVTAAGIFADILRTLR